A stretch of Mucilaginibacter terrae DNA encodes these proteins:
- a CDS encoding GIY-YIG nuclease family protein, with product MMKTIQFYRDMPTLFFDKAQQLNRLVYFEEINTEEQAMERFKYLSTFTRAQKEKMIRSVNADWIDLTVGLKLESNMRVRPLLRPSLATAKRPLVF from the coding sequence ATGATGAAGACCATACAGTTTTACCGTGACATGCCTACCTTGTTTTTTGATAAGGCGCAACAGCTAAACCGTTTAGTATATTTTGAGGAGATTAATACCGAAGAGCAGGCCATGGAGCGCTTTAAATATTTAAGCACCTTTACCCGTGCACAAAAAGAAAAAATGATCAGATCGGTTAATGCCGATTGGATAGACCTTACTGTAGGCTTGAAACTTGAAAGCAATATGAGAGTTCGTCCGTTGCTCAGACCATCATTGGCAACTGCTAAGCGTCCACTTGTTTTTTAA
- a CDS encoding fasciclin domain-containing protein: MKNLLALLLLLTTGFAFAQTTPPRGSSYQDSVRASTSSGKTVMVNGAPVNSAMDFIENLTASKTHTTFLAAVRAANMVGTLKSRGPLTLLAPPDSAFKQQLGLRLDTLMKPAHKYELINVLSYHILAGEYTIKSLTKLINDGHGEASILTLAGSKLTARIDENRNIQFTDETGGKSVISQFNIEENNGLMHLITRVLVPKDKAM; encoded by the coding sequence ATGAAAAACCTACTTGCTCTCCTATTACTCTTAACAACTGGTTTTGCATTCGCGCAAACTACCCCGCCTCGTGGCTCCTCATACCAGGATTCGGTAAGGGCAAGTACATCAAGTGGCAAAACAGTAATGGTTAACGGAGCGCCGGTAAATTCGGCAATGGATTTTATAGAGAACTTAACAGCATCAAAAACACATACAACGTTTTTGGCTGCGGTTAGGGCTGCAAATATGGTAGGCACGTTAAAAAGCCGGGGGCCACTTACTTTGTTAGCTCCTCCTGATAGTGCATTTAAGCAACAATTAGGTTTGAGGTTGGATACGCTTATGAAACCGGCCCACAAATATGAGTTGATAAACGTGCTGAGCTATCATATACTTGCGGGTGAGTATACGATTAAAAGCCTTACGAAACTCATTAACGATGGACATGGCGAGGCTTCCATTTTAACCCTCGCGGGCAGTAAGCTTACGGCCCGCATTGATGAAAACCGCAACATACAATTTACAGATGAAACTGGCGGCAAAAGTGTTATCAGCCAGTTTAATATTGAAGAAAACAACGGACTAATGCACTTAATAACACGTGTGTTAGTGCCTAAAGACAAGGCTATGTAA
- a CDS encoding XRE family transcriptional regulator, with translation MSIISTNIKFLRKKKGLTQQQFADEIGIKRSLVGAYEEDRADPKYDLLKKIALYFEISIDDFINETINEKWAPKPKGNPANLRVLSITVDKDDNENIEMVPVKASAGYLNGYADPEYVAGLSKLHLPMFKQGTYRAFEIKGDSMLPLVSGTLIIGEYVENWGDIKPGETYVVLSKTEGVVYKRIGNKYRDNKKLKLISDNPAYDPYEISGEDILEIWKAKAYLSTQLPTPMPEPSIENLTSMMSEMQKSISKLQSNN, from the coding sequence ATGTCAATAATTTCAACAAATATTAAATTCCTCAGAAAAAAGAAAGGCCTTACCCAACAGCAATTTGCCGACGAAATAGGCATAAAAAGATCGTTAGTGGGTGCTTATGAGGAAGACCGTGCTGATCCGAAATATGATCTGCTAAAAAAAATAGCATTGTATTTTGAAATAAGCATAGATGATTTTATTAATGAAACCATTAACGAAAAGTGGGCACCCAAACCCAAAGGTAACCCGGCCAACTTACGCGTGCTGAGTATTACGGTTGATAAGGATGATAACGAAAACATTGAAATGGTACCGGTAAAAGCAAGTGCCGGTTATTTGAATGGTTATGCCGATCCTGAATATGTTGCCGGCTTATCAAAATTACATTTACCTATGTTTAAGCAAGGTACTTACCGTGCTTTCGAAATAAAAGGCGACTCTATGCTGCCACTGGTTTCGGGCACATTAATTATAGGCGAATATGTTGAAAACTGGGGCGATATAAAACCGGGAGAAACTTATGTGGTACTTTCTAAAACCGAAGGTGTGGTATACAAACGCATTGGCAATAAATATCGAGATAATAAAAAGCTGAAATTAATATCAGACAACCCTGCTTACGATCCTTATGAAATTAGCGGCGAGGACATTTTAGAAATATGGAAGGCCAAGGCTTATTTATCAACACAATTGCCAACCCCTATGCCTGAGCCAAGCATTGAAAACCTGACCAGCATGATGTCCGAAATGCAGAAATCAATTTCGAAACTGCAAAGCAACAATTAA
- a CDS encoding SusC/RagA family TonB-linked outer membrane protein has translation MKKILLVLLALCTIASSNLYAQSKKITGAVTSADDGQPLPGVSVKVAGSSIGTQTSADGSFALNVPANATSLQFTYLGYATQNVSLGSGTVYNVKLVSDNKTLSEIVVTGYGVQQKREVTGSIVSIKGSEFENQPVQSFDRALQGRAAGVQVTSNSGQPGGSLTVNIRGVATINGTTQPLYIVDGVQLSSGGISGQTSVNALASINPDDIESIEILKDAASSAIYGSLAANGVVIVTTKRGKAGKTVFSASAQFGRSQMYNPYTLLTGSEYMTLQREAYVNSFLRQGYTDGVARGIAQANTANRITTADVPSYDWIDAIKRTGKVGQYDLSVSGGDTKTKFFISGSYNKTNGTIIKSNFERGTVRGNLDHRINDKLFISTSLNLSGSGQFGPGTNAGFFTNTPFTGALLTAPVNPIYNADGTFNATNFVGINTQNSVQNLNQEIRSAGTFQTVDNLALVYNILPELAFKAFGGLEFSDIRDLNYRPSTLSAAAASLGSGSETFRRNINYNVSGTFTYNKKFNEVHNISAIGGFEFRSVTQRTLGASSQTFANPLLTLVSQGAVPTAASSTFTGYKIAGFLGQLKYDYKGKYLFTANVRNDGSSRFGANQKYGLFYGFSAGWDAAAEDFLKNNNVISQLKPRISYGVVGSQPGNDYNFTALNLYGSGGQYGNPGIIGGLRPSQLENPNFTWERSAAIDLGLDYGLFGNRITGSVSVYRKKNTDLILGVTLPGDSGYTSYTQNAGSARSEGIDIDLSTINIDHKDFKWSTKFNIAFNRTKLLSLVNGLQQIQTYTYTVGRSLQNIYTYRWAGVNPADGRAMYYDANDNITYNPVAADQKIIGNQLPKFYGGLDNTISYKGLTLSALFQYQYGNSSYLQSQQYVETSGAVASNQTVNQLQRWTTPGQVTWVPRPYATNYAEPNSASLQFLSSRFVEKASYIRLKQIDLNYTLPKSVLNAVKLSSASIFVQALNLATITNYRGDDPENTGNNLNFYPNPRTYTLGINVKF, from the coding sequence ATGAAGAAAATTTTACTTGTTCTTCTTGCTTTGTGTACTATTGCCTCGAGCAACTTGTACGCTCAAAGCAAAAAAATCACCGGTGCTGTTACGAGCGCCGATGATGGTCAGCCCTTACCAGGGGTTTCTGTTAAGGTTGCCGGTTCAAGCATTGGTACACAAACCAGCGCTGACGGTAGCTTCGCTTTAAATGTGCCTGCAAATGCTACTTCTTTGCAATTCACTTATCTGGGTTATGCCACTCAGAATGTTTCTTTAGGTTCTGGTACGGTTTACAATGTAAAACTCGTATCGGATAATAAAACATTAAGCGAGATCGTGGTGACCGGTTATGGTGTACAACAAAAACGTGAGGTCACAGGCTCAATTGTTTCAATTAAGGGCTCTGAGTTTGAAAATCAACCGGTTCAAAGTTTTGACCGCGCGTTACAAGGTCGTGCTGCTGGTGTTCAGGTAACTTCAAATAGCGGTCAACCTGGTGGTAGCTTAACTGTTAACATCCGTGGTGTTGCCACAATTAACGGTACTACCCAACCACTGTACATTGTTGACGGTGTTCAATTAAGCTCTGGTGGTATTTCTGGACAAACGTCTGTTAATGCCTTAGCATCTATAAACCCTGATGATATTGAATCGATCGAAATTTTGAAAGATGCGGCTTCATCAGCTATTTACGGTTCATTAGCTGCAAACGGTGTTGTAATTGTTACTACAAAACGTGGTAAAGCTGGTAAAACCGTATTTTCTGCTTCTGCTCAGTTTGGTAGAAGTCAAATGTATAATCCCTATACATTATTGACCGGATCTGAGTATATGACTTTACAAAGAGAGGCTTATGTAAATTCATTCTTACGTCAAGGTTATACTGATGGCGTTGCCCGTGGTATTGCTCAGGCAAATACTGCCAACAGAATTACTACTGCAGATGTGCCTTCTTATGACTGGATAGATGCCATAAAAAGAACTGGTAAAGTTGGACAGTATGATCTGTCAGTTAGTGGTGGTGATACCAAAACTAAATTCTTTATTTCGGGTTCATACAATAAAACCAATGGTACTATTATCAAATCAAATTTTGAAAGAGGTACTGTTCGTGGTAATTTAGATCACCGTATCAACGATAAATTGTTTATTTCAACGTCGTTAAATTTGAGTGGTTCTGGTCAGTTTGGTCCAGGTACAAATGCAGGTTTCTTCACCAACACACCTTTTACTGGAGCATTATTAACTGCTCCGGTAAATCCAATTTACAATGCTGATGGTACTTTCAACGCAACAAATTTTGTTGGTATCAATACGCAAAACAGTGTTCAAAACTTAAATCAGGAAATCAGGTCAGCAGGTACTTTTCAAACTGTTGATAACCTTGCTTTAGTTTACAACATTTTACCTGAGCTTGCTTTTAAAGCCTTTGGTGGTTTAGAGTTTTCTGATATTCGCGATCTAAACTATCGCCCGTCTACATTATCTGCAGCAGCGGCTTCTTTAGGTTCTGGTTCTGAAACTTTCAGAAGAAACATTAACTATAATGTTAGCGGTACATTTACCTATAACAAAAAGTTTAATGAGGTTCATAACATTTCAGCGATCGGTGGTTTCGAATTCCGTTCGGTTACTCAACGTACTTTAGGTGCTTCATCACAAACTTTTGCCAATCCTTTGTTAACCTTGGTTAGCCAGGGCGCGGTGCCAACAGCAGCTTCGTCAACCTTTACTGGTTATAAAATTGCCGGTTTCTTAGGTCAGTTAAAGTATGATTATAAAGGTAAATATCTTTTTACTGCAAACGTTCGTAATGACGGTTCATCTCGCTTTGGTGCAAACCAAAAATATGGTCTGTTCTATGGCTTCTCTGCCGGATGGGATGCAGCTGCAGAAGATTTCCTGAAAAATAATAATGTTATCAGCCAGTTAAAACCTCGTATTAGCTACGGTGTTGTGGGTAGCCAGCCAGGTAACGATTATAACTTTACAGCATTAAATCTTTATGGTAGCGGTGGTCAATATGGTAACCCTGGTATAATTGGTGGTTTAAGACCATCACAGCTTGAAAACCCTAATTTTACATGGGAAAGATCTGCTGCTATTGACTTAGGTTTAGATTATGGTTTATTTGGTAACAGGATCACTGGTTCGGTAAGTGTTTATCGTAAGAAAAATACTGACCTTATTTTAGGTGTAACTTTACCTGGTGACTCAGGCTATACCAGTTACACTCAAAATGCAGGTTCGGCACGTAGTGAAGGTATTGATATCGACTTAAGCACCATTAACATTGATCATAAAGATTTTAAATGGAGCACAAAGTTCAATATTGCTTTCAACCGTACAAAATTGTTATCATTAGTAAACGGTTTACAGCAAATTCAAACTTACACTTATACTGTGGGCCGCTCATTGCAAAATATCTATACCTACCGTTGGGCAGGTGTTAACCCTGCAGATGGTCGTGCAATGTATTATGATGCTAATGATAATATTACTTATAACCCTGTAGCTGCCGATCAAAAAATTATTGGCAATCAATTACCTAAATTCTATGGTGGTTTAGATAATACTATCAGCTACAAAGGTTTAACGTTATCGGCATTGTTCCAATATCAATACGGTAACTCATCATATTTGCAATCACAACAATATGTAGAAACTTCAGGAGCAGTGGCCAGCAACCAAACTGTTAATCAGTTACAGCGCTGGACAACTCCTGGTCAAGTTACCTGGGTGCCACGTCCGTATGCAACCAATTATGCTGAGCCTAACAGCGCAAGCTTGCAGTTCTTATCAAGTCGTTTTGTTGAAAAAGCATCTTATATTCGTTTAAAACAAATTGATTTAAACTATACTCTACCAAAATCAGTTTTAAATGCTGTTAAATTATCATCAGCGTCAATCTTTGTTCAAGCATTAAACCTTGCAACAATTACTAACTACAGAGGCGATGATCCAGAAAATACAGGTAACAACCTAAACTTTTATCCTAACCCAAGAACATATACTTTAGGTATAAACGTTAAATTTTAA
- a CDS encoding aminotransferase class I/II-fold pyridoxal phosphate-dependent enzyme — protein sequence MSPQQFIQQRLAQRQHKGNYRQLKTENNLIDFSSNDYLGFARSVDLKELVNQELLNHPHHFNGSTGSRLLKGNTAYAEELESYIAQYHNTEAALLFNSGYDANLGLLSSLPQRGDTVIHDELAHASIIDGIRLSYANRYSFKHNNLNELETKLKQAKGNCYIVVESVYSMDGDIAPLTELCILASQYNAALVVDEAHAIGVFGKGLVDKLNLQEEIFARIITYGKAMGCHGAAILGSKKLSDYLINFARSFIYTTASPFHQLATIKMAYKLLNSASEHINNLQANITHFNAQMGTHAAAYSSAIKTIIVNGNLRTKRAAAHLQNTGLDVRPILSPTVAVGTERLRICLHSYNTPAQIDALVNALKYLDNNE from the coding sequence TTGAGTCCGCAGCAATTTATACAGCAAAGGTTAGCGCAAAGGCAACACAAAGGCAATTACAGGCAATTAAAAACCGAAAACAACCTGATCGACTTTTCATCTAACGATTACCTGGGTTTTGCACGCTCAGTTGATTTAAAGGAGCTGGTTAATCAGGAATTGCTTAATCACCCTCACCATTTTAATGGGTCAACCGGTTCGAGGCTTTTAAAAGGCAATACCGCATATGCCGAAGAGTTAGAATCTTATATTGCCCAATACCATAACACCGAAGCTGCTTTACTGTTTAATTCGGGTTATGATGCCAACCTGGGGTTATTATCATCCCTCCCGCAACGCGGAGACACTGTAATTCATGATGAACTTGCCCATGCATCAATTATTGATGGCATACGCTTGAGCTATGCAAACAGGTACAGCTTTAAACATAATAACCTCAATGAGCTCGAAACAAAATTAAAACAGGCCAAAGGCAACTGCTACATTGTTGTAGAAAGTGTGTATTCGATGGACGGTGATATTGCTCCGCTTACCGAACTTTGTATACTTGCCAGCCAGTACAATGCCGCTTTGGTTGTTGATGAAGCTCATGCCATTGGGGTATTTGGTAAAGGCCTTGTTGATAAATTAAATTTACAGGAAGAGATTTTTGCCCGCATAATTACTTATGGTAAAGCTATGGGCTGCCACGGTGCGGCAATACTGGGCAGCAAAAAATTGAGTGATTATCTCATTAATTTTGCTCGTTCTTTTATTTATACTACAGCTTCCCCATTTCATCAGCTGGCAACCATTAAAATGGCTTATAAGCTATTAAATAGCGCTTCAGAGCACATAAATAACCTTCAAGCAAATATCACTCACTTTAACGCTCAAATGGGCACACACGCTGCTGCTTACAGCAGTGCCATAAAAACCATTATTGTAAACGGCAATCTACGCACTAAAAGAGCTGCTGCTCATTTACAAAACACAGGGCTTGATGTACGGCCTATACTTAGCCCTACAGTGGCTGTAGGTACCGAAAGGCTCAGAATATGTTTGCATAGTTACAATACACCGGCACAAATTGATGCCTTGGTAAATGCCCTAAAATATTTAGATAACAATGAATAA
- a CDS encoding RagB/SusD family nutrient uptake outer membrane protein has protein sequence MKRKSIYITCLGALLTFSGCKKILEVQPENQLDAAIALSDINGYQALLMSVYDRLQSYTYYGRDMALMGDALADNIFTHTANASGRYVGQNANTRSSHYNVWTNVYSGINELNTIIATIDKFTTLSGTQATLQKQIKAEAYALRGMMYFDLARIYGYEPGKVPTTGSNANFDKSAVIRLKPTAGVGDAVSIPRSNITDTYTAIEADMNAAIAGFKAIGTSKPANPYRFSESAAHAIFGKILLYESKWAQAVTEFDNALNANITPSTLAPIAAGGYSAAFKRIPNPESLLELYYNQSVEVTGVTGSNDGLFTYTTPATAALSTFGGQTVSDELYSLFSAGDDRLAMFYTSASTRSAVVMRWTNKYSAAGGPYTDDVWIIRYSDIILMKAEALANQGQYATAAGLVVQLRASRNAGTTITVPTDASLLSFIQDERRRELFFEGHRWFDLKRTGSNITKPLATAVGTIAYTDYRLLAPLPVAEATFNPALPQNPNY, from the coding sequence ATGAAAAGAAAAAGCATATATATAACATGTTTAGGTGCTCTTCTAACATTTTCTGGTTGCAAGAAAATATTAGAGGTACAGCCTGAGAACCAACTTGATGCTGCTATTGCATTAAGTGATATAAACGGCTACCAAGCCTTGTTAATGTCAGTTTATGACCGCTTACAGAGTTACACTTATTATGGCCGGGACATGGCATTAATGGGCGATGCGCTTGCCGATAATATCTTTACCCATACAGCCAATGCCAGCGGTCGTTACGTAGGCCAAAACGCTAATACACGTTCAAGCCATTATAATGTTTGGACTAACGTATATTCAGGTATAAATGAGTTAAATACAATTATTGCTACTATTGACAAGTTCACAACCCTGAGCGGTACTCAAGCCACTTTGCAAAAACAGATCAAAGCAGAGGCTTATGCTTTGCGCGGTATGATGTATTTTGACCTTGCCCGTATCTATGGATACGAACCAGGAAAAGTGCCTACGACCGGTTCTAATGCAAATTTTGATAAAAGTGCTGTTATCCGTTTAAAGCCAACTGCCGGGGTTGGTGATGCTGTATCAATACCACGTAGTAACATAACAGATACTTATACTGCAATTGAAGCAGATATGAATGCTGCAATTGCAGGATTTAAAGCAATAGGTACAAGTAAACCCGCAAATCCATATCGTTTTTCAGAGTCTGCGGCACACGCAATTTTTGGTAAAATTTTATTGTATGAAAGCAAATGGGCACAAGCTGTAACTGAGTTTGATAATGCTTTAAACGCAAATATTACACCTTCAACATTGGCACCAATTGCCGCAGGCGGATATTCTGCTGCTTTCAAAAGAATTCCTAATCCTGAATCATTATTAGAATTGTATTACAATCAATCGGTTGAAGTAACAGGCGTAACAGGTAGTAACGATGGCTTATTCACTTATACAACTCCAGCTACTGCCGCATTGAGCACTTTTGGTGGCCAAACAGTTTCTGATGAATTATACAGTTTGTTCTCAGCAGGTGACGATCGTTTAGCAATGTTTTACACATCTGCTTCAACACGTAGTGCTGTTGTAATGAGATGGACAAATAAATATTCAGCAGCTGGTGGCCCATATACTGATGATGTTTGGATCATTCGCTATTCAGATATCATATTAATGAAAGCTGAGGCATTGGCAAATCAAGGTCAGTATGCTACTGCTGCAGGATTGGTTGTACAATTGCGTGCGAGCCGTAATGCAGGTACTACAATAACTGTTCCTACTGATGCAAGCTTGTTATCATTTATTCAGGATGAGAGAAGACGTGAGTTGTTTTTTGAAGGTCATCGTTGGTTTGACTTAAAACGTACAGGTAGTAATATCACTAAGCCTTTGGCAACAGCCGTAGGTACTATTGCTTATACTGATTACCGTTTATTGGCTCCACTACCAGTAGCTGAAGCTACCTTTAATCCAGCCCTTCCTCAAAATCCTAACTATTAA
- the bioD gene encoding dethiobiotin synthase — protein MNKPRPLFVTGIGTDVGKTVVSAILVEKLKADYWKPVQSGDLNNSDTMKVKALVSNTTSVFHPETYRLTQPFSPHKSAELDGIKIELDKFELPETDNQLIIEGAGGLMVPLNDEHFVIDLIQKFDAEVILVVKHYLGSINHTLLSLELLRQKKIKVNTLIFNGNRDEYSEKIILKNISGINLLNVPKINSISKQWINDKGSYIELK, from the coding sequence ATGAATAAGCCCCGTCCCCTTTTTGTAACCGGCATTGGCACCGATGTTGGTAAAACAGTTGTTTCGGCAATATTGGTTGAAAAACTTAAAGCCGATTACTGGAAACCCGTACAATCGGGCGATTTAAATAACAGCGATACGATGAAAGTTAAAGCATTAGTATCAAATACCACTTCAGTTTTTCATCCCGAAACCTATCGGTTAACCCAGCCCTTTTCGCCGCATAAATCGGCAGAGCTTGATGGTATAAAAATAGAACTTGATAAATTTGAGTTGCCTGAAACCGATAATCAATTAATAATAGAGGGTGCAGGCGGTTTAATGGTCCCCTTGAATGATGAGCATTTTGTTATTGATTTGATTCAAAAATTCGACGCCGAAGTAATATTAGTTGTAAAGCATTATTTGGGAAGTATAAACCACACCTTACTATCACTCGAACTATTGAGGCAAAAAAAAATCAAAGTGAATACTTTGATTTTTAATGGAAATAGGGATGAGTATTCTGAGAAGATAATATTAAAAAATATATCAGGTATAAATTTACTAAATGTCCCTAAAATTAATTCTATAAGCAAACAGTGGATTAATGATAAAGGAAGTTATATAGAGTTAAAGTAA